A stretch of the Dechloromonas sp. TW-R-39-2 genome encodes the following:
- a CDS encoding response regulator, with protein MKLIRSKAVDDVQPAREPGNPRHSWKVLVVDDEADIRTLTRLNLKGFSFDGREIEFLEAASAYEARQLLEAHDDIAIALIDVVMETDDAGLKLVEYIRKTLNNAMIRLVIRTGQPGVAPERYVIDNFDIDDYKDKTELTATRLYTTVRSSIKAYRDLKTIDLNRVGLAQVLAAAPELYRISSSSLNNFFEGVLTQIVGLCHLADMSFISTIDGLIATFDGREVMIQATTGPVSDQQRFDEIRQQCIQAVTHGNVPEKIRQRGIVIPLTVGVQPVGFVYVEPTRELSSSDLDLLKVMAQQCSSALENLRLHLDLRTAYDNAIDMLAEIAEFKDKTTGQHIQRIDSYTRLVAVELGVAEDEAALYGKASRLHDVGKIGIPDEILRKRGKLTAEEFEVMKTHVTIGASILSHDKSLAMAREVAQSHHERWDGSGYPAGKPSREASLLTRIVSVVDVFDALISRRPYKAPWSLEEAAANIEAAAGQQFDPTVVAAFLKLLRQGDLAELIASVHADNESGSGH; from the coding sequence ATGAAACTGATTCGCAGCAAGGCGGTGGATGATGTGCAACCGGCCAGAGAGCCGGGTAATCCGAGGCATTCATGGAAAGTCCTGGTGGTCGACGATGAGGCCGATATCCGGACCCTGACCCGGCTCAACCTGAAGGGCTTCAGCTTTGACGGACGCGAAATCGAGTTCCTCGAAGCGGCTTCGGCGTACGAAGCTCGGCAGCTTCTTGAGGCCCATGACGATATTGCGATTGCCTTGATCGACGTGGTCATGGAAACCGACGATGCCGGTCTGAAACTGGTCGAATACATCCGCAAGACGCTGAACAACGCCATGATCCGGCTGGTCATTCGTACCGGTCAGCCGGGTGTGGCGCCTGAGCGCTATGTCATCGACAACTTCGATATCGACGATTACAAGGATAAAACCGAGTTGACCGCGACACGCCTGTACACCACGGTGCGTTCGTCGATCAAAGCCTATCGCGATCTCAAGACCATCGACCTCAACCGGGTTGGTCTGGCGCAGGTGCTTGCGGCAGCGCCCGAGTTGTACCGGATTTCCAGTTCGTCACTGAACAATTTCTTCGAAGGGGTGCTGACCCAGATCGTCGGCCTGTGCCACCTGGCCGACATGAGCTTCATCTCGACGATCGATGGCCTGATTGCCACCTTCGACGGGCGTGAGGTGATGATCCAGGCAACCACCGGGCCAGTCAGCGACCAGCAGCGTTTTGACGAGATTCGCCAGCAGTGCATCCAGGCCGTGACGCACGGTAACGTTCCCGAGAAAATCCGCCAGCGCGGCATCGTCATTCCCCTGACTGTCGGTGTCCAGCCGGTTGGCTTTGTCTATGTCGAGCCGACGCGCGAGTTGTCGAGCAGCGATCTCGATCTGCTCAAGGTCATGGCACAGCAATGTTCGAGCGCGCTGGAAAATCTGCGCCTGCATCTCGATTTGCGGACCGCCTACGATAACGCCATCGACATGCTGGCTGAAATTGCCGAGTTCAAGGACAAAACCACCGGCCAGCACATTCAGCGCATTGACAGTTATACCCGGCTGGTCGCCGTCGAGTTGGGCGTGGCGGAAGATGAGGCCGCCCTTTATGGCAAGGCCAGCCGACTGCACGATGTCGGGAAAATCGGGATTCCGGATGAGATTTTGCGCAAAAGAGGCAAGTTGACCGCGGAAGAGTTCGAGGTCATGAAAACCCATGTGACGATCGGCGCCAGCATTTTGTCGCACGACAAGTCGCTGGCCATGGCGCGCGAAGTTGCCCAGTCGCACCACGAACGCTGGGATGGCAGCGGTTATCCCGCCGGCAAGCCCTCACGCGAGGCGTCGCTGCTCACCCGCATAGTCTCGGTTGTCGATGTCTTCGATGCCCTGATCAGCCGTCGTCCCTACAAGGCGCCGTGGTCGCTCGAAGAGGCGGCGGCCAATATCGAGGCAGCGGCAGGGCAGCAGTTCGATCCGACGGTGGTGGCGGCTTTTCTCAAGCTGTTGCGCCAAGGTGATCTGGCCGAACTGATCGCTTCGGTGCATGCCGATAACGAGAGTGGTTCCGGGCACTAG
- a CDS encoding response regulator transcription factor: MKEAESPKLIAIVEDDPDVARIIEQVLGDFSFRTVWCRSASDLLRRLRTLQPDLCIIDLGLPDMDGLEVMQRVRAITACGIVILTGRAHVSDRVMGLELGADDYVLKPFEPRELVARVRSILRRRETGGQENGTGRQIAEFGGWRFNLANNALLSPNGEEQLLSTTEAELLKVFINHPNRILQREQLMGMRDLSPTDRSIDVRISRLRRKLEPNAESPAFIKTVYGAGYLFLASINWLTS; encoded by the coding sequence AAAGAGGCAGAATCCCCAAAGCTGATCGCCATTGTCGAAGATGACCCGGACGTCGCCCGGATCATCGAGCAGGTCCTTGGCGATTTCTCGTTTCGCACCGTCTGGTGCCGCAGCGCCAGCGATCTGTTGCGTCGCCTGCGCACCCTGCAGCCCGACCTGTGCATCATCGATCTCGGGCTGCCCGACATGGATGGTCTGGAGGTCATGCAGCGCGTCCGGGCGATTACGGCCTGCGGCATTGTCATCCTGACCGGCCGCGCCCACGTCAGCGACCGGGTGATGGGGCTCGAACTCGGGGCCGATGATTATGTTCTCAAGCCTTTCGAACCACGCGAACTGGTTGCCCGCGTTCGCAGCATTCTGCGCCGGCGGGAAACCGGTGGTCAGGAAAACGGCACGGGCCGGCAGATTGCCGAATTCGGTGGCTGGCGCTTCAACCTGGCCAACAATGCACTGCTTTCACCGAATGGCGAGGAGCAACTGCTCAGCACGACCGAAGCCGAATTGCTCAAGGTTTTCATCAACCATCCGAACCGCATCCTGCAACGCGAGCAACTGATGGGCATGCGCGATCTGTCACCGACCGACCGCAGCATCGACGTACGGATTTCCCGTCTGCGACGCAAACTGGAGCCCAATGCCGAAAGCCCGGCCTTCATCAAGACGGTCTACGGGGCCGGCTATCTTTTTCTGGCCAGCATCAACTGGCTGACCAGCTGA